A part of Streptomyces sp. NBC_01497 genomic DNA contains:
- a CDS encoding glycosyltransferase family 2 protein: MVKLSVIVPYFNVRPFITEALRSLRANVSENDEVVFVDDCSTDGSSEAVADFAREFRCEVRQIRHEKNSSIGTARNTGLNAASGEYLTFLDGDDWLARGYLPALVGEIERLGVDFIRTDQVRCTARARTVYRAPIGPRGTVLRPRDLILPDTRSTSVDYPYSWAGLFHRRLYDAGLMAFPEGLHTAEDRPWIWKLHREAESCAAVNHLGYYYRRGVESSLTQIGDTRQLDFIAAFDQLLRETSTDAEADRLMPKAVRTYCAIITHHLGQIERFEPGVARQLKTMSAAALRRMPQDVLDDTLTSLDHRRASQLVKLRRRQAPAEAAA; encoded by the coding sequence GTGGTCAAGCTCTCCGTCATCGTGCCGTACTTCAATGTGCGGCCTTTCATCACCGAAGCACTGCGAAGCCTGCGTGCGAACGTCAGCGAGAACGACGAGGTCGTTTTCGTGGACGACTGCTCCACCGACGGCTCGTCCGAAGCGGTGGCAGATTTCGCACGGGAATTCCGCTGCGAGGTACGCCAGATCAGACACGAGAAGAACAGCAGTATCGGCACCGCGCGCAACACGGGCCTGAACGCCGCGAGCGGGGAGTACCTGACATTTCTCGACGGTGACGACTGGCTGGCGCGCGGCTACCTGCCGGCGCTCGTCGGCGAGATCGAGAGACTGGGTGTGGACTTCATCCGCACCGACCAGGTCCGCTGCACGGCCCGCGCGCGCACCGTCTACCGCGCGCCGATCGGCCCGCGCGGCACCGTCCTGCGTCCCCGCGACCTGATCCTGCCCGACACCCGCTCCACGTCCGTCGACTACCCGTACTCGTGGGCCGGACTGTTCCACCGGCGGCTCTACGACGCGGGCCTGATGGCCTTCCCCGAGGGTCTGCACACCGCCGAGGACCGGCCCTGGATCTGGAAGCTGCACCGGGAGGCCGAGTCCTGCGCCGCGGTCAACCACCTCGGCTACTACTACCGGCGCGGGGTCGAGTCCTCGCTCACCCAGATCGGCGACACCCGCCAGCTCGACTTCATCGCCGCCTTCGACCAGTTGCTGCGCGAGACGTCGACGGACGCGGAGGCGGACCGGCTGATGCCGAAGGCCGTCCGCACCTACTGCGCGATCATCACCCACCACCTGGGCCAGATCGAACGGTTCGAGCCCGGCGTCGCCCGGCAGCTGAAGACGATGAGCGCCGCCGCCCTGCGCAGAATGCCGCAGGACGTACTGGACGACACCCTGACCTCTCTCGACCACCGGCGTGCGAGCCAGCTCGTCAAGCTGCGCCGCCGCCAGGCTCCCGCGGAGGCAGCCGCATGA
- a CDS encoding DUF6716 putative glycosyltransferase, whose amino-acid sequence MPSRTSHAVRVAVLADSDTRWKWGALTARRIVPGGRTVELSGFLLRGRATPTARQLAEVGAEASDVREITGNAFLSFLAEEQDERGGYDLIVLALVGGGVQAMLHGIAALDLARRPVVVTGYVGVVYEKLADGLLLRHGADVVLANSRHDAHRFRDVYEGVGADASCVTEAALPFLGGARYEPVEGRDTVVFAAQPSVPVTREDRAYVLRRLIEHARLHPRREVLLKLRSKVGEQTTHVEEFPYQRLAEKVPGGLPSNFRLVYGNMGDVLDGTDLLVTVSSTAALEALHRRIPTAILTDLGIREPLGNHHFVGSGCLASFDHLDSGQKPRADAVWADRQGVAADGSYAAAFDQARARVATLLDDPALPPIAPYYTRTTAPGYLPQLLARHRLDPDGRPLAPGAAPAGSSGMRRAVRQAVRGAARGAYRHGVQRVAPVIRRMGEL is encoded by the coding sequence GTGCCATCACGTACCAGCCACGCGGTCAGGGTCGCCGTACTCGCCGATTCCGACACCCGGTGGAAGTGGGGCGCGCTCACCGCGCGCCGCATCGTCCCCGGGGGCCGCACCGTCGAGCTCAGCGGCTTCCTCCTGCGCGGCCGCGCCACGCCCACCGCCCGCCAACTGGCCGAGGTGGGGGCGGAGGCGAGCGATGTCCGGGAGATCACCGGGAACGCCTTCCTCTCCTTCCTCGCCGAGGAGCAGGACGAGCGGGGCGGGTACGACCTGATCGTCCTCGCCCTCGTCGGCGGCGGGGTGCAGGCGATGCTGCACGGCATCGCCGCGCTGGACCTCGCCCGGCGGCCCGTCGTCGTCACCGGCTACGTCGGGGTCGTCTACGAGAAGCTCGCCGACGGGCTCCTGCTGCGGCACGGTGCCGATGTCGTCCTCGCCAACTCCCGGCACGACGCGCACCGCTTCCGTGACGTGTACGAGGGCGTCGGCGCCGACGCGTCGTGCGTGACCGAGGCGGCCCTGCCGTTCCTCGGCGGCGCCCGCTACGAGCCGGTGGAGGGCCGCGACACGGTCGTCTTCGCGGCGCAGCCGTCCGTACCGGTGACGCGCGAGGACCGCGCGTACGTCCTGCGGCGGCTGATCGAGCACGCCCGGCTGCACCCGCGCCGCGAGGTGCTGCTGAAGCTGCGCAGCAAGGTCGGCGAACAGACCACCCACGTCGAGGAGTTCCCCTACCAGCGGCTCGCGGAGAAGGTGCCCGGCGGGCTGCCGTCCAACTTCCGCCTCGTGTACGGGAACATGGGCGACGTCCTGGACGGCACGGACCTCCTCGTGACGGTCTCCTCGACGGCCGCGCTCGAAGCGCTGCACCGGCGCATCCCCACCGCGATCCTCACCGACCTCGGGATCCGCGAGCCCCTCGGCAACCACCACTTCGTCGGCTCCGGCTGCCTCGCCTCCTTCGACCACCTGGACAGCGGGCAGAAGCCGCGCGCCGACGCGGTCTGGGCGGACCGGCAGGGCGTCGCCGCGGACGGCTCGTACGCGGCGGCCTTCGACCAGGCCCGCGCCCGGGTGGCGACACTGCTCGACGATCCCGCACTCCCGCCCATCGCCCCCTACTACACCCGCACCACGGCCCCCGGCTACCTGCCGCAGCTGCTCGCCAGACACCGCCTCGACCCGGACGGCCGGCCGCTCGCGCCGGGTGCCGCGCCGGCCGGCTCGTCCGGCATGCGCCGGGCCGTGCGCCAGGCCGTACGCGGCGCCGCGCGCGGCGCGTACCGCCACGGCGTGCAGCGCGTCGCGCCCGTCATCCGCCGGATGGGCGAGCTGTGA